The following proteins are encoded in a genomic region of Catellatospora sp. TT07R-123:
- a CDS encoding PhzF family phenazine biosynthesis protein: MRIRIVDAFTDRPLGGNPAGVCLLAGDAWPDESWMQGVAAELNLSETAFARPLGGSHQAPRWALRWFTPATEVDLCGHATLATAHAMAADGLATGTIGFDTRSGLLSATANADGTITLDFPVNLPVEVPPLPGLAEALGTAVVSAHDTGALGDLLVELADEQTVRGLRPDLAKVANLATRGVIVTAAAADPAAGYDFVSRFFGPAVGVPEDPVTGSAHTALAPFWGARFGRGELVGLQASARTGLVRTVRRGDRVELTGRAVTVLDGTLHA, translated from the coding sequence ATGCGGATCAGGATCGTGGACGCGTTCACCGACCGGCCGCTGGGCGGCAACCCGGCGGGTGTGTGCCTGCTCGCCGGCGACGCCTGGCCGGACGAGAGCTGGATGCAGGGTGTGGCCGCCGAGCTGAACCTGTCGGAGACGGCGTTCGCGCGGCCGCTGGGCGGCTCGCACCAAGCGCCGCGCTGGGCGCTGCGCTGGTTCACCCCGGCCACCGAGGTCGACCTGTGCGGCCACGCCACGCTGGCCACCGCCCACGCCATGGCCGCCGACGGCCTGGCCACGGGCACGATCGGCTTCGACACCCGCAGCGGCCTGCTGTCGGCCACCGCCAACGCCGACGGCACCATCACGCTGGACTTCCCGGTGAACCTGCCGGTCGAGGTGCCGCCGCTGCCGGGCCTGGCCGAGGCGCTGGGCACGGCGGTGGTGTCCGCCCACGACACCGGGGCGCTGGGCGACCTGCTGGTGGAACTGGCCGACGAGCAGACCGTACGCGGACTGCGCCCCGACCTGGCCAAGGTCGCGAACCTCGCCACCCGGGGCGTGATCGTCACCGCCGCCGCGGCCGACCCGGCGGCGGGCTACGACTTCGTGTCCCGCTTCTTCGGCCCCGCCGTGGGCGTGCCCGAGGACCCGGTGACCGGCAGCGCGCACACCGCGCTCGCCCCGTTCTGGGGTGCCCGGTTCGGCCGCGGCGAGCTGGTCGGGTTGCAGGCGTCGGCGCGCACCGGACTGGTGCGCACCGTGCGCCGCGGCGACCGGGTCGAGCTGACCGGCCGGGCCGTCACCGTCCTCGACGGCACCCTGCACGCCTGA
- a CDS encoding sporulation protein, with protein sequence MVFKRMLSALGVGGPSVDTVLSTPVVRPGGILAGQVHIRGGERDTLIEYVSIGLVTRVEVEHGDSEYGSTVEFQHVRLTGAFTLAAGATQTLPFQLEIPWEAPVTAFYGTPLRGMTMGVHTELSVANAVDKTDLDAVAIEPLPLQAEIMEAFTRMGFQFARADLERGRIHGVHQTLPFYQEIEFYPAPAYSGRMRQLELTFVTSPHGMDVVLEFDKRGFGSHDSFSRHHVSHADAGRTDWTAVIDGWIRQALERHGSHGYGHQQYGHQQYGHQQYGHGYGHHGGHGHGGDGYGMGTVVAAGAAGFLGGMVAGEIAEEVFDFDDDGGFFE encoded by the coding sequence GTGGTTTTCAAGAGGATGCTCTCGGCGCTCGGCGTCGGCGGCCCGTCGGTCGACACCGTCCTGTCCACGCCGGTGGTGCGCCCCGGCGGCATACTGGCCGGCCAGGTGCACATCCGCGGCGGCGAGCGCGACACCCTCATCGAGTACGTCTCGATCGGCCTGGTCACCCGGGTCGAGGTCGAGCACGGCGACAGCGAGTACGGCAGCACGGTCGAGTTCCAGCATGTCCGGCTGACCGGCGCGTTCACGCTCGCCGCGGGCGCGACCCAGACGCTGCCGTTCCAGCTGGAGATCCCCTGGGAGGCCCCGGTCACCGCGTTCTACGGCACGCCGCTGCGCGGCATGACCATGGGCGTGCACACCGAGCTGTCGGTCGCCAACGCGGTGGACAAGACCGACCTCGACGCGGTCGCCATCGAGCCGCTGCCGCTCCAGGCCGAGATCATGGAGGCGTTCACGCGGATGGGCTTCCAGTTCGCCCGCGCCGACCTCGAACGCGGCCGCATCCACGGCGTGCACCAGACGCTGCCGTTCTACCAGGAGATCGAGTTCTACCCGGCCCCCGCGTACAGCGGCCGGATGCGGCAGCTCGAACTGACCTTCGTCACCAGTCCGCACGGCATGGACGTGGTGCTGGAGTTCGACAAGCGCGGGTTCGGCTCGCACGACTCGTTCAGCCGCCACCACGTCAGCCACGCCGACGCCGGCCGCACCGACTGGACCGCCGTGATCGACGGCTGGATCCGCCAGGCCCTGGAGCGCCACGGCAGCCACGGCTACGGCCACCAGCAGTACGGGCACCAGCAGTACGGGCACCAGCAGTACGGGCACGGCTACGGCCACCACGGCGGGCACGGCCACGGCGGCGACGGGTACGGCATGGGCACGGTCGTCGCGGCGGGCGCCGCGGGTTTCCTGGGCGGCATGGTCGCCGGGGAGATCGCCGAGGAGGTCTTCGACTTCGACGACGACGGCGGCTTCTTCGAGTAG
- a CDS encoding protein kinase, which produces MLPPEIELPERAQAATLVASARSRVWKVRLPNGRHWAVKYAAGPARTLPAREAGVLSRIGHPGYLCAHGTTEQGTWIALEWLDAPTLHRRWQGVRGADGAAERRTAAVATWSAAVALADLHDSGWRHAGLDPEHVLVPGRGTARLLDYAHAQGADLAPAVPWRGGLPQLTAPETARELLDTDADQHVELAAPAEVYAFGVLLYAAWTGRWPHASGTHGRAVDVRDTWTSIAAGTTRRPVPDTWPTMSDLLTAMLAPHPADRPTFRQLAASLTTPDPA; this is translated from the coding sequence ATGCTGCCGCCGGAGATCGAGCTGCCCGAACGGGCCCAGGCCGCGACGCTGGTCGCCTCCGCCCGCAGCCGGGTATGGAAGGTGCGGCTGCCGAACGGGCGGCACTGGGCGGTCAAGTACGCCGCCGGCCCGGCCCGGACGCTGCCCGCCCGGGAGGCCGGAGTGCTCTCCCGCATCGGCCACCCCGGGTACCTGTGCGCCCACGGCACCACCGAGCAGGGCACCTGGATCGCGCTGGAGTGGCTCGACGCCCCGACGCTGCACCGGCGCTGGCAGGGCGTACGCGGCGCCGACGGCGCGGCCGAACGGCGTACCGCCGCCGTGGCCACCTGGTCGGCGGCGGTCGCGCTCGCCGACCTGCACGACAGCGGCTGGCGCCATGCCGGGCTGGACCCCGAGCACGTGCTCGTCCCCGGACGGGGCACCGCCCGCCTGCTCGACTACGCCCACGCCCAGGGCGCCGACCTGGCCCCGGCGGTGCCCTGGCGCGGCGGACTGCCCCAGCTCACCGCGCCGGAGACCGCCCGCGAGCTGCTGGACACCGACGCGGACCAGCATGTCGAGCTGGCCGCGCCCGCCGAGGTGTACGCGTTCGGGGTGCTGCTCTACGCGGCGTGGACCGGTCGCTGGCCCCACGCGTCCGGCACCCACGGCCGCGCGGTCGACGTCCGCGACACCTGGACGTCCATCGCCGCCGGCACCACCCGCCGCCCCGTCCCCGACACCTGGCCCACCATGTCCGACCTGCTCACCGCGATGCTGGCCCCGCACCCCGCCGACCGCCCCACCTTCCGCCAGCTCGCCGCCTCCCTCACCACCCCCGACCCCGCCTGA
- a CDS encoding aldo/keto reductase, whose translation MRYRPLGASGLTVSAVGLGCNNFGWRLDLDGTRAVVEAALDAGITFFDTADIYGRGTAVGASESMLGEVLKGRRDQVVLATKFGHQHIDIGYGPAAGAKGGRAYIRRAVEASLRRLGTDHIDLYQIHTPDPVTPIGETLSALHELVLEGKVRYIGSSQFAGWQIADAVRVAQQLNTTAFISAQDHWSLLERGIEAEVVPAARHYGLGVLPFFPLANGLLTGKVRRGQGAPDTSRLAKDSAGFITEARLDTVETLAGWADEHGHGLVETAIGWLAAQPGCGSVIAGATSPEQVRANAAAADWTPSAQDLAELDKLSPPPAR comes from the coding sequence ATGCGTTATCGCCCGCTCGGCGCCTCCGGCCTGACCGTCTCCGCGGTCGGCCTCGGCTGCAACAACTTCGGCTGGCGGCTCGACCTCGACGGCACCCGCGCCGTCGTCGAAGCCGCCCTCGACGCCGGCATCACGTTCTTCGACACCGCCGACATCTACGGCCGTGGCACGGCCGTCGGGGCGTCGGAGTCCATGCTCGGCGAGGTCCTGAAGGGACGCCGGGACCAGGTCGTGCTGGCCACCAAGTTCGGCCACCAGCACATCGACATCGGCTACGGGCCGGCTGCCGGGGCCAAGGGCGGGCGCGCGTACATCCGGCGGGCGGTGGAGGCGTCGCTGCGCCGCCTGGGCACCGACCACATCGACCTGTATCAGATCCACACCCCCGACCCGGTCACCCCGATCGGCGAGACCCTGTCGGCCCTGCACGAGCTCGTGCTGGAGGGCAAGGTCCGCTACATCGGCAGCTCCCAGTTCGCCGGGTGGCAGATCGCCGACGCCGTACGCGTGGCGCAGCAGCTCAACACCACCGCGTTCATCAGCGCCCAGGACCACTGGTCGCTGCTGGAGCGCGGCATCGAGGCCGAGGTCGTGCCCGCCGCCCGCCACTACGGCCTGGGCGTGCTGCCGTTCTTCCCGCTCGCCAACGGCCTGCTCACCGGCAAGGTCCGCCGCGGCCAGGGCGCGCCCGACACCAGCCGCCTGGCCAAGGACTCGGCCGGGTTCATCACCGAGGCGCGGCTGGACACCGTCGAGACGCTGGCCGGATGGGCCGACGAGCACGGGCACGGCCTGGTGGAGACCGCCATCGGCTGGCTGGCCGCGCAGCCCGGCTGCGGTTCGGTCATCGCCGGGGCGACCAGCCCCGAGCAGGTGCGCGCCAACGCCGCGGCCGCCGACTGGACCCCGTCGGCGCAGGACCTGGCCGAGCTGGACAAGCTGTCGCCGCCGCCCGCCCGCTGA
- a CDS encoding MOSC domain-containing protein — protein sequence MGRIISVNTGRARASEAADMGVTGIDKRSVEHAVALRAPGPRDTGLGSGVEGDEICDRRHHGGDDQAVYAYAREDLDGWAAELGRDVRPGQFGENLTTTGVDVNGALIGERWRVGTALLEVSVPRIPCRTFAAAMAEQGWVKRFTQAALPGAYLRVVEPGEVRAGDEVTVVHRPDHDVSIAVAFRAMTLEPELLPRLVDVEALPASVREKAAARA from the coding sequence ATGGGCAGGATCATCTCGGTCAACACGGGTCGGGCGCGCGCCAGCGAAGCTGCTGACATGGGCGTCACGGGTATCGACAAGCGGTCCGTCGAGCACGCGGTGGCGCTGCGGGCACCCGGGCCGCGCGACACGGGACTGGGCAGCGGGGTCGAGGGCGACGAGATCTGCGACCGGCGCCATCACGGCGGCGACGACCAGGCCGTGTACGCGTACGCCCGCGAGGACCTGGACGGCTGGGCCGCCGAGCTCGGCCGCGACGTGCGGCCGGGCCAGTTCGGCGAGAACCTCACCACGACCGGGGTCGACGTCAACGGCGCCCTGATCGGCGAGCGGTGGCGGGTCGGCACGGCGCTGCTGGAGGTGTCGGTGCCGCGCATCCCGTGCCGCACGTTCGCCGCGGCGATGGCGGAGCAGGGCTGGGTCAAGCGGTTCACCCAGGCGGCGCTGCCGGGGGCGTACCTGCGGGTGGTCGAGCCGGGCGAGGTGCGCGCGGGCGACGAGGTCACCGTGGTGCACCGCCCGGACCACGACGTGAGCATCGCGGTGGCGTTCCGGGCGATGACGCTGGAGCCGGAGCTGCTGCCCCGCCTGGTCGACGTCGAGGCGCTGCCCGCGTCCGTACGGGAGAAGGCCGCCGCCCGCGCCTGA
- a CDS encoding methyltransferase domain-containing protein — MLSDPVSAERPAAGRLLDDDSLERSDVVANCAMNRERGLDGVNSYARDLGLHPLDLLRERVAEQGRASWLDLCCGSARALIQAAQAAQAAQAAQAGSAPLPPDDAARPGPLTLTGVDLVDWFDPAARSTPGLELHVASAATWQPERAYDLITCVHGLHYVGDKLGVLARALTWLAPGGTFAAHLDLASIRFADGTATTRVLRRLLREHRIGYDARRRVLTCTGPRELDLPFAYAGADDRAGPNFTGQPAVDSYYTPLRTGRPNPPAPRPRDAVTVDDGGVTVSRGAHRFPVAWDELMSVTVSRFVVAEAEVDEVELTIDLTWGEYLTVDAGAHGFAEAVRALAVLGGTAVPDLAALAPEDGHVVLWQRPTEPDAR; from the coding sequence ATGCTCTCCGATCCCGTGTCCGCGGAACGGCCAGCTGCCGGACGGCTGCTGGACGACGACAGCCTGGAACGGTCCGATGTGGTCGCCAACTGCGCGATGAACCGGGAGCGCGGGCTCGACGGCGTCAACAGCTACGCCAGGGACCTCGGCCTGCACCCGCTCGACCTGCTTCGGGAGCGCGTCGCCGAGCAGGGCCGCGCGTCCTGGCTGGACCTGTGCTGCGGCTCGGCGCGCGCCCTGATCCAGGCGGCCCAGGCGGCCCAAGCGGCCCAAGCGGCCCAGGCGGGCTCGGCGCCGCTGCCGCCGGACGACGCGGCGCGGCCGGGCCCGCTGACCCTCACCGGCGTCGACCTGGTCGACTGGTTCGATCCGGCCGCGCGCTCGACGCCCGGCCTGGAGCTGCATGTGGCGTCGGCGGCCACCTGGCAGCCGGAGCGCGCGTACGACCTGATCACCTGCGTGCACGGGCTGCACTACGTCGGCGACAAGCTGGGGGTGCTGGCGCGCGCGCTGACCTGGCTCGCCCCGGGCGGCACGTTCGCCGCGCACCTCGATCTGGCGAGCATCCGGTTCGCCGACGGCACCGCCACGACCAGGGTGCTGCGGCGGCTGCTGCGCGAGCACCGGATCGGCTACGACGCCCGGCGCCGGGTGCTCACCTGCACCGGTCCGCGCGAGCTGGACCTGCCGTTCGCGTACGCGGGCGCCGACGACCGGGCCGGACCGAACTTCACCGGCCAGCCCGCAGTGGACTCGTACTACACCCCGCTGCGCACCGGCCGGCCCAACCCGCCCGCCCCGCGCCCCCGCGACGCGGTGACCGTCGACGACGGCGGGGTGACGGTCTCGCGCGGCGCGCACCGTTTCCCCGTGGCGTGGGACGAGCTGATGAGCGTGACCGTGTCCCGCTTCGTCGTAGCCGAGGCCGAAGTGGACGAGGTCGAGCTGACCATCGACCTGACCTGGGGCGAGTACCTGACCGTGGACGCCGGGGCGCACGGGTTCGCCGAGGCGGTGCGGGCCCTGGCGGTGCTGGGCGGTACGGCCGTACCGGATCTGGCGGCGCTGGCGCCCGAGGACGGGCACGTGGTGCTGTGGCAGCGGCCCACCGAACCGGATGCGCGCTGA
- a CDS encoding family 16 glycoside hydrolase: MGTRLLRRVRATALASAVLLLATGLPAVPATAALPAQEPGVTLRVFDVQVALSKLCVLKSGQTPNVDKKMTTVNWTTAADFGFEDNFVAQVLGNVNIATAGSYTFRLTTDDGSRLVIDGATVIDHDGLHGATAKEGAVTLATGYHSLRIDYFEAGGGQQLTLDWKTPGATAFTLVPNSVLSTDAGVVRVTAPGRKECEASGDSPGDGLPLTSVHPGFTLTNLRPASFQPKVTGMDWLPDGRLVLCTWGGSDQSGTSQAGEVYILSGTAGTGGPSGVTVKKIAGNLKEPMGLKVVDGVVYVTEKTRLTALVDTNGDEVADQYNTIATFPFTGAFHEFAFGLLYKDGYFYANLSVSIDYGGATTVPQPDPNRGTSIKINKATGAITYVAGGLRTPHGIGWGPEGGLFVTDNQGGWLPASKLVEIKPGRFFNHYTTPAGQFDANPVTPPVLYMPQNEIANSPSAPLLMPSGPYAGQLLIGDVTYGGLQRAFLEKVNGEYQGALFRLTQGLESGIAEVHLGPDGAVYVGGLGAGGNWGQEGKLIYGLQKLTPNGTSVFDILAMRATTTGFEMEYTQPLSADTIASIASKYQFKQWRYEPTAAYGGPKIDEETLAVTGATVSTDGKKVTLTVSGRKAGRVVYVRSPRPFSSTSGQSLWSTEAWYTLNAIPGQTPPPADGVYQAENAARSGGATVATDHTGYTGTGFVAGYGTAGATTTFTVDAPTTGVYQAALRYSNGPNPFDGAKTVSLYVNGTKLRQITLGSTTTWDAWSSQVETVALNGGSNTIAYRYDTGDSGNVNLDSVTLSGGAGPIIGNAGKCLDLDNAGSADGTKVQLWTCNGTGAQRWSRVGTSFRALGKCLDVDNAGTANGTKAQLWTCNGTGSQVWQPQANGSLLNPQSGKVLDALGGGTADGTQIHIWDYVAAASQHWTVTAGGQHIQLFDGDDLNLWQNGSGGAATWPLSGGSMESLGGDIRTKFGFGDFKLHVEWYEPLYPGSVTGQQRGNSGIYLQDRYELQVLDSYGDTALDNTEAASIYQKKAADRNAAGAPQTWQSYDITFRAARYSGTTKTANARVTIVWNGIVVHNDVAIDGPTGAGAAEGASVGGIRLQDHGDAGENPRFRNIWLEPLV; the protein is encoded by the coding sequence ATGGGCACCCGACTGCTACGCCGAGTGCGCGCGACCGCGCTGGCGTCAGCCGTGCTCCTGCTCGCGACCGGACTACCGGCCGTCCCCGCCACCGCGGCGCTGCCCGCGCAGGAACCCGGTGTCACGCTGCGCGTCTTCGACGTGCAGGTGGCGCTGAGCAAGCTGTGCGTCCTCAAGTCCGGGCAGACCCCCAACGTCGACAAGAAGATGACCACCGTCAACTGGACGACGGCGGCCGACTTCGGCTTCGAGGACAACTTCGTCGCCCAGGTGCTGGGCAACGTCAACATCGCCACGGCCGGGTCGTACACGTTCCGGCTCACCACCGACGACGGCTCGCGGCTGGTCATCGACGGCGCGACCGTGATCGACCACGACGGCCTGCACGGCGCCACCGCCAAGGAGGGTGCCGTCACGCTGGCCACCGGCTACCACTCGCTGCGCATCGACTACTTCGAGGCGGGCGGCGGCCAGCAGCTGACCCTCGACTGGAAGACGCCCGGCGCGACGGCGTTCACGCTGGTGCCGAACTCGGTGCTGAGCACCGACGCGGGCGTGGTGCGGGTGACCGCGCCCGGCCGCAAGGAGTGCGAGGCCAGCGGCGACTCCCCCGGCGACGGCCTGCCGCTGACCAGCGTGCACCCCGGCTTCACCCTGACCAACCTGCGCCCGGCGAGCTTCCAGCCGAAGGTCACCGGCATGGACTGGCTGCCCGACGGCCGCCTGGTGCTGTGCACCTGGGGCGGCAGCGACCAGTCCGGCACCTCGCAGGCCGGTGAGGTCTACATCCTGAGCGGCACCGCCGGGACCGGCGGGCCGAGCGGGGTCACCGTGAAGAAGATCGCGGGCAACCTCAAGGAGCCGATGGGCCTCAAGGTCGTCGACGGCGTCGTGTACGTAACGGAGAAGACGCGCCTGACCGCGCTGGTCGACACCAACGGCGACGAGGTGGCCGACCAGTACAACACGATCGCCACCTTCCCCTTCACCGGCGCCTTCCACGAGTTCGCCTTCGGCCTGCTCTACAAGGACGGCTACTTCTACGCGAACCTGTCCGTCTCCATCGACTACGGCGGCGCCACCACCGTGCCGCAGCCCGACCCCAACCGCGGCACCAGCATCAAAATCAACAAGGCGACCGGCGCGATCACCTACGTCGCGGGAGGCCTGCGCACCCCGCACGGCATCGGCTGGGGCCCCGAGGGCGGCCTGTTCGTCACCGACAACCAGGGCGGCTGGCTGCCCGCCTCCAAGCTGGTCGAGATCAAGCCCGGCCGGTTCTTCAACCACTACACGACCCCGGCCGGCCAGTTCGACGCCAACCCGGTCACCCCGCCGGTGCTGTACATGCCGCAGAACGAGATCGCCAACTCCCCCAGCGCACCGCTGCTGATGCCGTCCGGGCCGTACGCCGGGCAACTGCTCATCGGCGACGTCACCTACGGCGGCCTCCAGCGGGCGTTCCTGGAGAAGGTCAACGGGGAGTACCAGGGCGCGCTGTTCCGGCTCACCCAGGGCCTGGAGTCGGGCATCGCCGAGGTGCACCTCGGCCCCGACGGCGCGGTCTACGTCGGCGGCCTGGGCGCGGGCGGCAACTGGGGGCAGGAGGGCAAGCTCATCTACGGCCTGCAGAAGCTCACCCCCAACGGCACCAGTGTCTTCGACATCCTGGCGATGCGGGCCACCACCACCGGCTTCGAGATGGAGTACACCCAGCCGCTGTCGGCCGACACCATCGCCTCGATCGCCTCGAAGTACCAGTTCAAGCAGTGGCGCTACGAGCCGACCGCCGCGTACGGCGGCCCGAAGATCGACGAGGAGACGCTGGCCGTGACCGGCGCGACCGTGTCGACCGACGGCAAGAAGGTCACCCTGACCGTCAGCGGCCGCAAGGCGGGCCGGGTCGTGTACGTGCGCTCGCCGCGCCCGTTCAGCTCGACCTCGGGACAGTCGCTGTGGAGCACCGAGGCGTGGTACACCCTCAACGCCATCCCCGGCCAGACCCCGCCGCCCGCCGACGGTGTCTACCAGGCTGAGAACGCCGCGCGCAGCGGCGGCGCCACCGTGGCCACCGACCACACCGGCTACACCGGCACCGGCTTCGTCGCCGGGTACGGCACCGCCGGCGCGACCACCACGTTCACCGTCGACGCCCCGACCACCGGCGTCTACCAGGCGGCCCTGCGCTACTCCAACGGCCCGAACCCGTTCGACGGCGCCAAGACCGTCAGCCTGTACGTCAACGGCACCAAGCTGCGCCAGATCACCCTGGGCAGCACCACGACCTGGGACGCGTGGTCGTCCCAAGTGGAGACCGTCGCCCTCAACGGCGGCAGCAACACCATCGCCTACCGCTACGACACCGGTGACTCCGGCAACGTCAACCTGGACTCGGTGACCCTGTCCGGCGGCGCCGGACCGATCATCGGCAACGCCGGCAAGTGCCTCGACCTCGACAACGCGGGCAGCGCCGACGGCACCAAGGTCCAGCTGTGGACCTGCAACGGCACCGGCGCCCAGCGCTGGAGCCGGGTCGGCACCAGCTTCCGCGCCCTGGGCAAGTGCCTCGACGTCGACAACGCCGGGACCGCCAACGGCACCAAGGCGCAGCTGTGGACCTGCAACGGCACCGGCTCGCAGGTCTGGCAGCCGCAGGCCAACGGGTCGCTGCTCAACCCGCAGTCCGGCAAGGTCCTCGACGCCCTCGGCGGCGGCACCGCGGACGGGACCCAGATCCACATCTGGGACTACGTCGCCGCCGCCAGCCAGCACTGGACGGTCACCGCGGGCGGGCAGCACATCCAGCTGTTCGACGGCGACGACCTGAACCTGTGGCAGAACGGCTCCGGCGGCGCCGCGACCTGGCCGCTGTCGGGCGGGTCGATGGAGTCGCTGGGCGGCGACATCCGCACCAAGTTCGGGTTCGGCGACTTCAAGCTGCACGTGGAGTGGTACGAGCCGCTCTACCCGGGCTCGGTCACCGGCCAGCAGCGCGGCAACAGCGGCATCTACCTGCAGGACCGCTACGAACTCCAGGTGCTCGACTCGTACGGCGACACCGCGCTGGACAACACCGAGGCCGCGTCGATCTACCAGAAGAAGGCGGCCGACCGCAACGCGGCCGGGGCCCCGCAGACGTGGCAGAGCTACGACATCACGTTCCGGGCCGCCCGCTACAGCGGCACCACCAAGACCGCCAACGCCCGGGTGACCATCGTCTGGAACGGCATCGTGGTCCACAACGACGTGGCGATCGACGGCCCGACCGGCGCCGGCGCGGCCGAGGGCGCGTCCGTCGGCGGCATCCGCCTGCAGGACCACGGCGACGCGGGCGAGAACCCCCGCTTCCGCAACATCTGGCTCGAACCCCTCGTGTAG
- a CDS encoding GNAT family N-acetyltransferase has translation MIRTAVPDDVPVLLDLIAELAEYEGAPHEAKATPAQLHEALFGPYPAAFAHVAVDDQTGEAVGMAVWFLNYSTWDGVHGIYLEDLYVRPAARGRGHGRALLRTLAGLCVERGYTRLQWWVLNWNEPAITFYRGLGAKPMSDWTVYRVDGDALAALGA, from the coding sequence ATGATCCGTACCGCCGTGCCTGACGACGTTCCCGTGCTGCTCGACCTCATCGCCGAGCTCGCCGAGTACGAGGGCGCCCCGCACGAGGCCAAGGCCACGCCCGCCCAGCTGCACGAAGCCCTGTTCGGGCCGTACCCGGCGGCGTTCGCGCACGTCGCCGTCGACGACCAGACCGGCGAGGCGGTCGGCATGGCGGTGTGGTTCCTCAACTACTCCACCTGGGACGGGGTGCACGGCATCTACCTGGAGGACCTGTACGTGCGCCCGGCGGCGCGCGGACGCGGGCACGGCCGGGCGCTGCTGCGCACGCTCGCGGGGCTGTGCGTCGAGCGCGGATACACCAGGCTCCAGTGGTGGGTGCTGAACTGGAATGAGCCCGCGATCACCTTCTACCGGGGCCTGGGCGCCAAGCCCATGTCGGACTGGACCGTCTACCGGGTCGACGGCGACGCACTCGCCGCACTCGGCGCCTAG
- a CDS encoding glutamate-cysteine ligase family protein: MSRALSEPYAEEWVFNNAFVTQRIGCVGVELEWLVVDPTAPLARPDHALVEAVVNPPGRRLPYGSAISFESGGQVELSTLPAANLTDCLTAAAEDMSVIRNEVRARGLRLIGAGLDSRPARRLVDNPRYVALEAAYDQYGPVGRQMMCNAASVQVNVDAGDDSAGWRGRQRRWWLLNTLGPALMAMFANSLGDGGRSTRQLLRFRTDPTRTDPVPAGECRAVWTAYALDAQVTGVRMPTGRPWLVPPVGFTMRHWLRGQGPRAANLADLRRHLKSVIPPVRARGHLEIRMIDAQRGDDWAVPATVVAALLDDPTGSDRAAAVAADLPEGADRAYWIDAAREGMARPDLAAAARSLMEIALDTLHRIRVPAWAAAATARFADRYTDRGRCPADDGRSA, translated from the coding sequence GTGTCACGTGCGCTCTCGGAGCCGTACGCCGAGGAGTGGGTCTTCAACAACGCCTTCGTCACGCAGCGGATCGGATGCGTCGGCGTCGAGCTGGAGTGGCTGGTCGTCGACCCGACGGCACCGCTGGCCCGGCCCGACCACGCGCTGGTCGAGGCCGTGGTCAACCCGCCCGGCCGCCGCCTGCCGTACGGCAGCGCCATCAGTTTCGAATCCGGCGGCCAGGTCGAGCTGTCCACCCTGCCCGCCGCGAACCTGACCGACTGCCTCACCGCCGCCGCCGAGGACATGTCCGTGATCAGGAACGAGGTGCGCGCCCGCGGCCTGCGCCTGATCGGCGCCGGGCTGGACTCGCGCCCGGCCCGGCGGCTCGTCGACAACCCGCGCTACGTCGCGCTGGAAGCCGCCTACGACCAGTACGGTCCGGTGGGCCGCCAGATGATGTGCAACGCCGCGTCGGTGCAGGTCAACGTCGATGCGGGGGACGACTCGGCCGGCTGGCGCGGCCGCCAGCGGCGCTGGTGGCTGCTCAACACGCTCGGCCCGGCCCTGATGGCGATGTTCGCCAACTCGCTGGGCGACGGCGGCCGCAGCACCCGCCAGCTGCTGCGCTTTCGCACCGACCCGACCCGCACCGACCCGGTCCCGGCCGGGGAGTGCCGGGCCGTCTGGACCGCGTACGCGCTCGACGCGCAGGTCACCGGCGTGCGGATGCCCACGGGGCGGCCGTGGCTGGTGCCGCCGGTCGGCTTCACCATGCGGCACTGGCTGCGCGGCCAGGGCCCGCGCGCGGCCAACCTGGCCGACCTGCGCCGCCACCTCAAGAGCGTCATCCCGCCCGTACGGGCGCGTGGCCACCTGGAGATCCGCATGATCGACGCGCAGCGCGGCGACGACTGGGCCGTGCCCGCCACCGTGGTGGCCGCCCTGCTCGACGACCCGACCGGCTCCGACCGGGCCGCCGCCGTCGCCGCCGACCTGCCGGAAGGCGCCGACCGGGCGTACTGGATCGACGCCGCCCGCGAGGGCATGGCCCGGCCCGACCTGGCCGCGGCCGCCCGCTCGCTGATGGAGATCGCCCTGGACACGCTGCACCGGATCCGGGTGCCCGCCTGGGCCGCGGCCGCCACGGCCCGGTTCGCCGACCGCTACACCGATCGCGGCCGCTGCCCGGCCGACGACGGCCGCTCCGCCTGA
- a CDS encoding GNAT family N-acetyltransferase — protein sequence MAEVEVVEVPASSRYEAREGGVLLGVLTYRRKPGMVVFDHTGVEPEARGRGIGGLLVAAAMADAAADGVHVVPACSFVRRWIDDHPEYLPLTEHA from the coding sequence GTGGCCGAGGTCGAGGTCGTCGAGGTGCCCGCGAGCAGTCGGTACGAGGCCCGCGAGGGCGGGGTGCTGCTCGGGGTGCTGACGTACCGCCGCAAGCCCGGCATGGTGGTCTTCGACCACACCGGGGTGGAACCCGAGGCGCGCGGGCGCGGCATCGGCGGCCTGCTGGTCGCCGCCGCCATGGCCGACGCGGCCGCCGACGGGGTGCACGTCGTGCCCGCCTGCTCCTTCGTCCGCCGCTGGATCGACGACCACCCCGAGTACCTGCCGCTCACCGAGCACGCCTGA